A single window of Streptomyces griseoviridis DNA harbors:
- a CDS encoding PRC-barrel domain-containing protein codes for MFEAGDIREWRGHDVVDPSGSKIGTLESVYVDTATDEPSFATVTVGLLGRRRLVFVPLAGATVAPDQLIVIHDKDTVKQAPSIDTDGELLATDEPAVFAHYALEYTTGAGGERRLARR; via the coding sequence ATGTTCGAAGCAGGCGATATCCGTGAATGGCGAGGCCACGACGTGGTCGACCCCAGCGGTTCCAAGATCGGCACCCTGGAGTCCGTCTATGTCGACACGGCGACGGACGAGCCCTCGTTCGCCACCGTGACGGTAGGACTGCTCGGCCGCCGCAGGCTGGTCTTCGTGCCGCTCGCGGGCGCGACCGTCGCCCCGGACCAGCTGATCGTGATCCACGACAAGGACACGGTGAAACAGGCCCCGTCGATCGACACCGACGGCGAGCTGCTGGCCACGGACGAACCGGCCGTCTTCGCCCACTACGCGCTGGAGTACACGACGGGCGCGGGCGGTGAACGCCGGCTGGCCCGCCGCTGA
- a CDS encoding SPFH domain-containing protein — protein sequence MSPVIIAVVGVVVLLVLMALVVASRYKVAGPSEAFIVTGRRGKKSTDPETGRVFTDNSGQKVVVGGGVFVVPFVQQKFTLDLSSRHIPVAVRGAVTLRGVKSNLDGVAIVKVGGTEDSIRAAAQRFLMQQDGIVGFTQEVLSGALRAIVGRMSVEDVIRDRAAFAGQVAEEAEASLSGQGLVLDAFQIQDITTEGSYLEDLGRPEAARAKQEADIAEAVARRAAEQARLKAEEEIAIAQRTFALKQSEIKAETDEAYARAAAAGPLADAARQQEILAEQEKVAAGQAALTDRQLDTQVRKPADAKRYAAEQEAEARRVARVKQAEAERLAEIASAQADAERARLTGEGEKSRRSALAEADAIEGLKQGEAERARRAAIAEAVRLEGEAEAAAIGAKGAAEAEAMRKKAEAFGQYGDAAVLQMLIEVLPQVVAKASEPLSAIDKLTVISTDGAGRLPRAVADNVSQGVELLNATTGIDLAQLLKGVTNRPEAATATPAPAAANGKVEISG from the coding sequence ATGAGTCCAGTCATCATCGCCGTCGTGGGAGTCGTCGTACTCCTCGTCCTGATGGCGCTCGTCGTCGCCAGCCGCTACAAGGTGGCAGGGCCGAGCGAGGCGTTCATCGTGACCGGCCGACGCGGCAAGAAGTCCACCGACCCGGAGACCGGGCGGGTGTTCACCGACAACAGCGGCCAGAAGGTCGTGGTCGGCGGTGGCGTGTTCGTCGTGCCGTTCGTGCAGCAGAAGTTCACCCTCGACCTGTCCTCCCGGCACATCCCGGTCGCGGTGCGCGGCGCGGTCACCCTGCGCGGGGTGAAGTCCAACCTGGACGGCGTCGCCATCGTCAAGGTCGGCGGCACCGAGGACTCGATCAGGGCCGCGGCCCAGCGGTTTCTGATGCAGCAGGACGGCATCGTCGGCTTCACCCAGGAAGTGCTCTCCGGCGCGCTGCGGGCCATCGTCGGCCGGATGTCCGTCGAGGACGTCATCCGGGACCGGGCCGCGTTCGCCGGGCAGGTCGCCGAGGAGGCCGAGGCGAGTCTGTCGGGGCAGGGCCTGGTGCTCGACGCCTTCCAGATCCAGGACATCACCACCGAGGGCTCCTATCTGGAGGACCTCGGCCGCCCCGAGGCCGCCCGCGCCAAGCAGGAGGCCGACATCGCCGAGGCCGTCGCCCGGCGGGCCGCCGAGCAGGCGCGGCTGAAGGCCGAGGAGGAGATCGCCATCGCCCAGCGCACGTTCGCGCTGAAGCAGTCGGAGATCAAGGCCGAGACCGACGAGGCGTACGCCCGTGCCGCCGCCGCGGGACCGCTCGCCGACGCGGCCAGGCAGCAGGAGATCCTCGCCGAGCAGGAGAAGGTCGCCGCGGGCCAGGCGGCCTTGACGGACCGTCAGCTCGACACCCAGGTCCGCAAGCCCGCCGACGCCAAGCGCTACGCCGCCGAACAGGAGGCGGAGGCCCGCAGGGTGGCCCGCGTCAAGCAGGCCGAGGCCGAGCGGCTCGCCGAGATCGCCTCGGCGCAGGCCGACGCGGAGCGGGCCAGGCTGACCGGTGAGGGTGAGAAGTCCCGCCGCAGCGCGCTCGCCGAGGCGGACGCCATCGAGGGCCTCAAGCAGGGTGAGGCCGAGCGGGCCAGGCGCGCGGCCATCGCGGAGGCGGTCAGGCTTGAGGGCGAGGCGGAGGCCGCCGCGATCGGCGCCAAGGGCGCGGCCGAGGCCGAGGCCATGCGCAAGAAGGCGGAGGCGTTCGGGCAGTACGGCGACGCGGCGGTCCTCCAGATGCTGATCGAGGTGCTCCCGCAGGTCGTCGCGAAGGCGTCCGAGCCGCTCAGCGCCATCGACAAGCTGACGGTCATCTCCACCGACGGCGCGGGACGGCTGCCGCGCGCGGTCGCCGACAACGTCAGCCAGGGCGTCGAACTCCTCAACGCCACCACGGGGATCGACCTCGCGCAGCTCCTGAAGGGCGTCACCAACCGCCCGGAGGCGGCCACGGCCACGCCGGCACCGGCCGCGGCCAACGGGAAGGTCGAGATCTCGGGCTGA
- a CDS encoding PucR family transcriptional regulator, whose product MTGYDQILAEVCATGRRLTRAELESRRLLGERAAETGVGLRVLVRQHLAATRTIWPTLGSVDADRVLAAVEQSIDAFAEGHERAQKLAVRREEAARREFIDDLLYGRSDLGRLAERAVRFGLLLTRAHAVAVCQGGTPLDDTDPATRQVESALVARFSERRVLLATKGGLLICIAPADQEEILAHFAKLAHAATDGGRVAVGRAHPGPGGIVHSYEEALHTLDLAERLALDGPVLHAVDLLVYPVLTRDRQAMADLVRNTLGPLESARGGPQPLIDTLTVYFDSGCVAAESARRLKLSVRALTYRLERVHTLTGVNPADPTHRFTLQTAVIGARLLGWPQTEL is encoded by the coding sequence CTGACCGGATACGACCAGATACTCGCCGAGGTCTGCGCGACCGGACGTCGGCTCACCCGCGCCGAGTTGGAGTCGCGGCGGCTGCTGGGGGAGCGGGCCGCCGAGACCGGCGTCGGGCTGCGGGTGCTCGTCCGACAGCACCTCGCGGCGACCCGCACGATCTGGCCGACGCTCGGCTCCGTCGACGCCGACCGGGTCCTGGCCGCCGTCGAGCAGTCGATCGACGCCTTCGCCGAGGGGCACGAGCGGGCCCAGAAACTCGCCGTGCGCCGCGAGGAGGCCGCCCGCCGGGAGTTCATCGACGACCTCCTCTACGGCCGCAGCGACCTCGGCAGGCTGGCCGAGCGCGCCGTCAGGTTCGGGCTGCTGCTGACCCGCGCGCACGCCGTCGCCGTCTGCCAGGGCGGGACGCCCCTCGACGACACCGACCCGGCCACCCGCCAGGTGGAGAGCGCGCTGGTCGCGCGGTTCAGCGAGCGGCGCGTGCTGCTCGCCACCAAGGGCGGCCTGCTGATCTGCATCGCGCCCGCCGACCAGGAGGAGATCCTGGCCCACTTCGCCAAGCTGGCGCACGCGGCCACCGACGGCGGCCGGGTCGCCGTCGGCCGCGCCCACCCGGGGCCCGGTGGCATCGTCCACTCGTACGAGGAGGCGCTGCACACCCTCGACCTGGCCGAGCGCCTCGCCCTCGACGGCCCGGTGCTGCACGCCGTCGACCTGCTCGTCTACCCCGTGCTCACCCGTGACCGGCAGGCCATGGCGGACCTCGTGCGCAACACCCTGGGCCCGCTGGAGAGCGCCCGCGGCGGCCCGCAGCCGCTGATCGACACGTTGACGGTGTACTTCGACTCCGGCTGCGTGGCCGCCGAGTCGGCCCGCCGGCTGAAGCTGAGCGTGCGGGCCCTGACCTACCGCCTCGAACGCGTCCACACCCTCACCGGCGTGAATCCGGCCGACCCCACGCACCGCTTCACCCTCCAGACCGCGGTGATCGGCGCCCGGCTGCTCGGCTGGCCGCAGACCGAGCTGTAG
- a CDS encoding TMEM165/GDT1 family protein: MSLDPLAILTAFGLIFLAELPDKTMFASLAMGTRMRPLYVWFGTSTAFIVHVVIAVGAGSLLGLLPGMLVKLVSAALFAFGAFVLLRSGGDDEDEEGGGKTVTGFWPVYGTAFTAVFISEWGDLTQITTANLAATNGWLSTAIGSAAALMSVSALALLVGRFIAQRVPLKTVQRIGAVCMAGLAIWTLVEAFTG; encoded by the coding sequence ATGTCTCTCGACCCCCTGGCGATCCTCACCGCCTTCGGGCTGATCTTCCTCGCGGAACTCCCCGACAAGACCATGTTCGCGTCGCTCGCCATGGGCACCCGCATGCGTCCGCTGTACGTGTGGTTCGGCACGTCCACGGCGTTCATCGTGCACGTCGTGATCGCCGTCGGCGCGGGCAGCCTGCTCGGGCTGCTCCCCGGCATGCTGGTCAAACTGGTCTCGGCGGCCCTCTTCGCGTTCGGCGCGTTCGTGCTGCTGCGCTCCGGGGGCGACGACGAGGACGAGGAGGGCGGCGGCAAGACCGTCACCGGCTTCTGGCCCGTCTACGGCACCGCCTTCACCGCCGTCTTCATCAGCGAGTGGGGCGACCTGACCCAGATCACCACCGCCAACCTCGCCGCCACCAACGGCTGGCTCTCCACCGCCATCGGCTCCGCGGCGGCCCTCATGTCGGTGTCCGCCCTCGCCCTGCTGGTCGGCCGGTTCATCGCGCAGCGCGTGCCGCTCAAGACGGTGCAGCGGATCGGCGCCGTCTGCATGGCGGGCCTCGCCATCTGGACCCTCGTGGAGGCCTTCACCGGCTGA
- a CDS encoding SigE family RNA polymerase sigma factor, which produces MGQTRTGEFEEFVAARWPGLIHLARLLTGGDRHRAEDLVQESLVKLWFAWPKVADEAPEAYARKVMVRSAARSARRRWWGERPVEQLPDVAALGDVSTAVAERSRLENALAQLPARQRAAVVLRYYQDLPEAQVAQLLGCPVGTARSHASRGVARLRRLLADVIEPVG; this is translated from the coding sequence ATGGGACAGACTCGGACCGGTGAGTTCGAGGAGTTCGTGGCGGCCCGCTGGCCTGGTCTGATCCACCTGGCCCGGCTGCTCACCGGTGGCGATCGGCACCGGGCCGAGGACCTCGTCCAGGAGTCCCTGGTCAAGCTCTGGTTCGCCTGGCCGAAGGTGGCCGACGAGGCGCCCGAGGCCTACGCGCGCAAGGTGATGGTGCGGTCGGCCGCGCGGTCGGCGCGACGGCGCTGGTGGGGCGAGCGGCCCGTCGAGCAACTGCCCGACGTGGCGGCCCTCGGCGACGTCTCGACGGCGGTCGCCGAACGGTCCCGGCTGGAGAACGCGCTCGCCCAGCTGCCGGCCAGGCAGCGGGCCGCCGTCGTGCTGCGCTACTACCAGGATCTGCCGGAGGCGCAGGTGGCCCAGCTGCTCGGCTGCCCGGTCGGAACCGCCCGCTCGCACGCGTCACGCGGGGTGGCCAGGCTGCGCCGGCTCCTGGCCGACGTCATCGAGCCGGTGGGGTGA
- a CDS encoding bifunctional glycosyltransferase family 2/GtrA family protein — protein sequence MTQPGTVVPARAESLPRPAPLAARPTALVLDVVVPVFNEEADLEAGVRRLHAHLRETFPYPFLITVADNASTDDTPLIAARLAAELPELEWLRLTEKGRGRALRAAWSRSRAPVLAYVDVDLSTDLAALLPLVAPLISGHSDLAIGSRLAPGSRVVRGPRREVISRCYNLLLRSTLAVGFSDAQCGFKAIRRDAAGRLLPQVRDSGWFFDTELLVLAERAGLRIHEVPVDWVDDPDSSVDVVATAVADLRGIARVGRALAAGTLSGNGGGTGRGVAPPGVPGALSRAVRFAAVGAVSTVAHLLLFALLRPSAGAQVANAVALLLCAVANTAANRRFTFGVRGRDGVLRHQSRGLAVFGIGLALTAGALAALHALAPDAGHRTELTVLVGANLAATLLRFLLFQVWVFGARRDGRAAR from the coding sequence ATGACACAACCCGGAACGGTGGTCCCCGCCCGCGCGGAGTCGCTGCCGAGGCCCGCCCCACTGGCGGCCAGGCCGACGGCCCTCGTCCTGGACGTCGTCGTACCGGTGTTCAACGAGGAAGCCGATCTGGAGGCCGGGGTGCGGCGCCTGCACGCGCATCTGCGGGAGACGTTCCCCTACCCGTTCCTGATCACCGTCGCCGACAACGCGAGCACCGACGACACCCCGCTGATCGCCGCGCGACTGGCCGCCGAACTGCCCGAGTTGGAGTGGCTGCGGCTCACGGAGAAGGGGCGCGGCCGGGCCCTGCGCGCGGCCTGGTCGCGGTCGCGGGCCCCGGTGCTCGCCTATGTCGACGTGGACCTCTCCACCGACCTCGCCGCGCTGCTGCCGCTGGTCGCCCCGCTGATCTCAGGACACTCCGACCTCGCCATCGGCAGCCGCCTCGCGCCCGGCTCCCGGGTGGTGCGCGGCCCCCGCAGGGAGGTGATCTCCCGGTGCTACAACCTGCTGCTGCGCTCCACCCTCGCCGTGGGGTTCTCCGACGCGCAGTGCGGCTTCAAGGCGATCAGACGCGATGCCGCCGGACGCCTGCTGCCCCAGGTGCGGGACTCCGGCTGGTTCTTCGACACCGAACTCCTGGTGCTCGCCGAACGCGCCGGGCTGCGCATCCACGAGGTGCCGGTGGACTGGGTCGACGACCCCGACAGCAGCGTCGACGTCGTCGCCACCGCCGTCGCGGACCTGCGCGGGATCGCCCGGGTGGGCCGGGCACTGGCCGCCGGGACCCTGAGCGGCAACGGCGGCGGGACCGGGCGGGGTGTGGCCCCGCCCGGCGTGCCGGGGGCGCTCTCCCGGGCGGTGCGTTTCGCCGCCGTCGGCGCCGTGAGCACCGTCGCCCACCTGCTCCTCTTCGCGCTGCTGCGCCCCTCCGCGGGTGCCCAAGTCGCCAACGCCGTCGCCCTGTTGCTCTGCGCCGTAGCCAACACGGCCGCCAACCGGCGGTTCACCTTCGGGGTGCGCGGGCGCGACGGTGTGCTGCGCCACCAGTCGCGCGGGCTCGCCGTGTTCGGGATCGGCCTCGCTCTCACCGCCGGCGCCCTCGCCGCCCTGCACGCGCTCGCGCCCGACGCGGGCCACCGCACCGAACTCACCGTGCTGGTCGGCGCCAACCTCGCCGCGACCCTGCTGCGGTTCCTCCTCTTCCAGGTCTGGGTCTTCGGGGCCAGGCGCGACGGGCGGGCGGCCCGATGA